The Chitinophagales bacterium genome includes a region encoding these proteins:
- a CDS encoding DUF4926 domain-containing protein yields MIQEFERIVLTENLPGTPFIKGDVGTIVMIHENGKGYEVEFFAADGSTLGVETVEAYQIISAKNVKKVLHINDVAA; encoded by the coding sequence ATGATCCAAGAATTCGAACGAATTGTTCTTACAGAAAATCTTCCGGGAACTCCCTTCATCAAAGGCGACGTAGGCACCATTGTGATGATTCACGAAAACGGAAAAGGATATGAAGTAGAATTCTTCGCTGCTGACGGAAGCACGCTCGGCGTCGAGACCGTTGAAGCATATCAAATCATTTCCGCAAAAAATGTGAAGAAGGTGCTTCACATTAATGATGTAGCCGCGTAA
- a CDS encoding DUF433 domain-containing protein — MVLHDLITIDPEIVSGIPVFTGTRVPIQSLFDYISAGDSLDTYLEDFPGVKKEQALRLLELAGKEFNSQLLHKLHEDIA, encoded by the coding sequence ATGGTACTGCACGATCTCATCACCATTGATCCGGAAATTGTGAGCGGCATTCCGGTGTTTACCGGCACACGGGTTCCCATTCAGAGTTTGTTCGATTACATTAGTGCAGGAGATTCACTGGACACTTACCTCGAAGATTTTCCCGGTGTAAAAAAAGAACAGGCACTAAGGTTACTTGAGTTAGCAGGAAAGGAATTCAACAGTCAACTGCTACACAAACTTCATGAAGATATTGCTTGA
- a CDS encoding DUF5615 family PIN-like protein produces MKILLDENLPRRLKFQLKEYEIFTVRELQWDAFKNGVLLKMMVQENFEIFITADQNLEYQQNLRSLPITVIVLIIPTLRYDDIKPLIPKLIELIPKAEKSKIFHIE; encoded by the coding sequence ATGAAGATATTGCTTGATGAAAATCTACCTCGGCGATTGAAGTTTCAATTAAAGGAATATGAGATATTCACTGTTCGTGAGTTGCAATGGGATGCATTTAAGAACGGTGTCTTATTGAAGATGATGGTTCAGGAAAACTTTGAAATTTTTATTACTGCCGATCAAAACCTCGAGTACCAGCAGAATCTGAGATCACTTCCCATAACTGTAATTGTTCTCATCATTCCTACTCTAAGGTATGACGATATTAAGCCGCTGATACCAAAATTAATTGAGCTCATTCCCAAAGCAGAGAAGTCAAAAATTTTTCACATTGAATAA
- a CDS encoding VOC family protein — MKSNPVVHFEMPYEDSQRLQKFYSQAFGWNMQTTGPEMGDYITAGTTETDENRIVKTPGNINGGFFPKNQAPNAGTSVVISVDDLHSAIKKITDAGGKVEGEPMEIPGIGQWVVFIDSEGNRVSILQPGGM; from the coding sequence ATGAAATCAAATCCGGTAGTACACTTTGAAATGCCTTATGAAGACAGCCAACGCCTGCAGAAATTTTATTCACAGGCTTTCGGCTGGAACATGCAAACCACGGGCCCTGAAATGGGAGATTATATTACGGCAGGAACCACCGAAACCGATGAAAACAGAATCGTAAAAACGCCGGGCAACATCAACGGGGGTTTCTTTCCGAAAAATCAGGCTCCCAATGCGGGCACTTCTGTCGTTATTTCTGTAGATGATCTTCACTCTGCCATCAAAAAAATTACAGATGCCGGAGGAAAAGTAGAAGGCGAACCCATGGAGATTCCTGGAATCGGTCAATGGGTAGTGTTCATTGACTCCGAAGGAAACCGCGTGAGCATTCTACAACCAGGCGGCATGTAA